In Streptomyces sclerotialus, the DNA window GGGTGGGTGAGGGTCATGTCAGGCTCCCAGACGGTGCATCTCGGCGCGGAAGGTGTCCTCGGTCCAGGGGGTGCCGTTGGGGGCGTGCACCTGGCGGGCGTTGAGGCCACGGATGACGTCGGCCAGCTCGTGGCCCTCCTTGGTGAAGACCTCTTCGAGGGTTGCGGCGAGCTTGTACTCGTAAGGCGTGGGCTCGTGCGTACGGGACTGGTGGACGTCCAGGTACGGCCAGGGGGTCATCGGTGCCTCCAGGGTTCACAAGGCGGGCGGGGGTGGCTTACAGGTCGAGGACGAGGCGGTCGGAGGCACAGCGCGAGACGCAGATCATCATGGTCGCGTTCGCCGCGTGCTCGGCCTCGCTGAGGAGGAAGTCGCGGTGGTCGGGGACGCCTTCGAGGACGCGGGTCTCGCAGCTGCCGCAGATGCCGTCCCGGCAGGAGTTCTCGGCTCGCACACCGGCGGCCTCGGCGGCTTCGAGGATCGAGGTGTCGGCGCCGACGCTGAGTGTCACTCCGGAGCGGCGGCACTCGACTTCGAAGGCGCTGTCGTCTCCGCCGCGCTCCACGGTGGGCGCGGCGAACCGCTCCACCCGGAGCTGCGCCGCGGGGCAGCGTGCCTCGACGGCGGCGAGCAGGGGCTCCGGGCCGCAGCAGTACACGAGGGTGTGCTCGTCGAGGCCGGTCAGGGCGGCGTCGAGGTCGATGTGGCCGTGCTCGTCCTGGGGGTGGAGGACGAGTTCGCCGGTCCCCTGGGCGGCGAGGTCGGCGAGTTCGCCGCCGAAGGCCATCGAGGCGCGGGTGCGGCCCCCGTGGACGAGCCGCCACGGCACACCCCTGCGGGTGGCCTCGCGGGCCATGGCCAGCAGCGGGGTGATGCCGATGCCGCCGGCGATGAACAGGTACGCGGGCGCGTCGGTGAGCGCGAAGTGGTCGCGGGGCCCGACGACGGTGACGGTCTGACCGGGGCGCAGCTTCTGGTGGACGAAGCGGGAACCTCCGCGGGAAGCCGGTTCGTTGAGGACACCGAGGCGGTAACGGGCGGTGTCGTGCGGGTCGCCGCACAGGGAGTACTGCCGGGTGAGACCGCCGACGTGCAGGTCGAGGTGGGCGCCGGGCTGCCAGCCGGGCAGGGGCTTGCCGTCGGGGTGGACGAGGTCGACGGAGAGGACACCGTCGGCTTCCCAGGTCATGCGGTGGACGAGCAGGTCGAGGCGGGACTCGCCGGCCGTGGCCTGGTCAGGGGTGCCCGACTGCGGGTCGTTGCTGGTCATGGCGTCGGCCTCCTCACGCGGTGGGGATCTTGACGGGTGGGGTGAAGGGGTTCTTCATCGGGCCGAGCGCGGCCAGGTCGACCTCGACGAGGACGGGGCCTCCGGAGGCGATGGCCTCGGTGAGGACGGGTGCCGCGTCACCCTCGGTGGCGATGCGGGCGTACGGCAGTCCGCAGGCGCGGGCCAGGAGGGCGAAGTCGGGGGTGGTGAGGTCGACTCCGGAGCGGCGTTCGCTGTAGCGGTCCTGCATGTTGCGGAGCACTCCGTAGCCGCCGTCGTTGAAGACGACGAGGATGAGGGCGGGGCGCTCCTGGGCGAGGGTGAGGAGTTCCCCCAGGTGCACGGCGAGGCCGCCGTCGCCGGCCATGACGACGGTGGGTTCGCCGGGCCGTCCGAGGGCCGCGCCGATACCCATGCCGAGGCCCTGTCCGATGCCGCCGCCGCGCGGGAAGACGTTGTCGCGCGGGTCGTAGATCTCCAGCAGGCGGTTGCCCCAGCTGCTGGAGGGGATGGTCACGTCGCGGGCGACGACGGCGCGGCGGGGCAGGGCGGCGCGCAGTGCGTCGCAGACGGCGGCCTGCGGCCCGATGGCGTCGTGCAGGGCGGCACGGACCTCTTCGCGTACGGTGGCGACGCGGGCGGTCCAGGAGGGCTCCGCGGTGCCGCTCACGGACTCGGCGCCGCCGGTCGCGGTGCCGTCGCCCGAAGCCGGGCGCGCGCCGGGCAGGCGGGCGAGCAGCGCGCCGAGTACGGCGTCGGCGTCGCCCTGCAGGGCGTGCCGTGCCGGGTAGACGCGTCCCAGCGCCGCGGCGTCGGCATCGATCTGGATGTGTGCCTCGGGCAGGGCGAGCGAGTAGTCACCCGTCTCGTTGGAGCGGAAGTGCGTTCCGACGGTGAGCAGGACGTCGGCGTCGGTGAGTAGCGCCCGGCCTGCCGGTGTGGTGGCGAAGTTGCCGATGACCTGCGGATGGTCCTCGGGCACGGCGCCGCGGCCGGAGTTGGAGGTGAGCAGTCCGGCGCCGGTGCGCGCCAGCAGTTCGGCGAGCCGGTCCCCGGCTCCGCAGGCCCCTCCCCCGGCCCAGATCAGGGGCCGCCGGGCGGCGGCGAGCAGACGTGCGGCGGCGTC includes these proteins:
- a CDS encoding recombinase-like helix-turn-helix domain-containing protein, whose amino-acid sequence is MTPWPYLDVHQSRTHEPTPYEYKLAATLEEVFTKEGHELADVIRGLNARQVHAPNGTPWTEDTFRAEMHRLGA
- a CDS encoding PDR/VanB family oxidoreductase, translating into MTSNDPQSGTPDQATAGESRLDLLVHRMTWEADGVLSVDLVHPDGKPLPGWQPGAHLDLHVGGLTRQYSLCGDPHDTARYRLGVLNEPASRGGSRFVHQKLRPGQTVTVVGPRDHFALTDAPAYLFIAGGIGITPLLAMAREATRRGVPWRLVHGGRTRASMAFGGELADLAAQGTGELVLHPQDEHGHIDLDAALTGLDEHTLVYCCGPEPLLAAVEARCPAAQLRVERFAAPTVERGGDDSAFEVECRRSGVTLSVGADTSILEAAEAAGVRAENSCRDGICGSCETRVLEGVPDHRDFLLSEAEHAANATMMICVSRCASDRLVLDL
- a CDS encoding thiamine pyrophosphate-binding protein, coding for MTDHPTGGDLLVAVLRELGIDTVFGIVSVHNLPLVEAVDRELRFVPVRHEATAVNAADAYGRARGSLGCALTSTGTGAGNAAGSLIEALSAGTGVLHVTGQVESQYLGSGRGFIHETKDQLGMLRAVSTYAATVPSTDAAGRILREAARAALRAPGGPASVEWPIDLQYAAQQDAHAPGTAEETPHPDEAALDAAARLLAAARRPLIWAGGGACGAGDRLAELLARTGAGLLTSNSGRGAVPEDHPQVIGNFATTPAGRALLTDADVLLTVGTHFRSNETGDYSLALPEAHIQIDADAAALGRVYPARHALQGDADAVLGALLARLPGARPASGDGTATGGAESVSGTAEPSWTARVATVREEVRAALHDAIGPQAAVCDALRAALPRRAVVARDVTIPSSSWGNRLLEIYDPRDNVFPRGGGIGQGLGMGIGAALGRPGEPTVVMAGDGGLAVHLGELLTLAQERPALILVVFNDGGYGVLRNMQDRYSERRSGVDLTTPDFALLARACGLPYARIATEGDAAPVLTEAIASGGPVLVEVDLAALGPMKNPFTPPVKIPTA